A single region of the Streptomyces virginiae genome encodes:
- a CDS encoding DMT family transporter, producing MSAPTTPGPTLPAASTSPAPTSPASPTAITAAPTTGRRRGGLLDWRVRFAILSVIWGFSFLLIKVGTEAYAPFQVALGRVLFGALALLTVLLVRREPLPRGLRTWGHLTVAALLLNTAPFSLFAYAELSIPSSLAGICNATSPLWGMALSLVALSEDRPTRRRFAGLGLGFLGVLTVLGAWQGFSGVDAKGTAFALLASLCYPIGWIYVRRTLAGTPGSPVALTGGQLMISTLQLALVSAVFTSAPTSFPLWPTLSVIALGALGTGMALQMQYGLVTEVGPTTAQMVTYFIPVIATTAGVLVLGEQLHWNTPVGAAIVLAGAALTQTRPGPRKPA from the coding sequence ATGAGCGCACCGACCACCCCCGGGCCGACCCTCCCGGCCGCCTCCACCTCCCCGGCACCCACCTCCCCGGCCTCCCCCACGGCGATCACCGCCGCCCCCACCACCGGCCGACGCCGGGGCGGCCTGCTGGACTGGCGGGTCCGGTTCGCGATCCTCTCGGTGATCTGGGGCTTCAGCTTCCTCCTGATCAAGGTCGGCACGGAGGCGTACGCGCCCTTCCAGGTGGCGCTGGGCCGGGTCCTGTTCGGCGCGCTCGCCCTCCTCACCGTGCTGCTGGTCCGCCGCGAGCCGCTCCCCCGGGGCCTGCGCACCTGGGGCCACCTGACCGTGGCGGCGCTCCTGCTCAACACCGCCCCGTTCTCGCTCTTCGCGTACGCGGAGCTGAGCATCCCCTCCAGCCTGGCCGGCATCTGCAACGCCACCTCGCCGCTGTGGGGCATGGCGCTGTCGCTGGTCGCCCTGTCCGAGGACCGCCCGACGCGCCGCCGCTTCGCCGGACTGGGCCTGGGCTTCCTCGGCGTCCTGACCGTGCTCGGCGCCTGGCAGGGCTTCTCCGGCGTCGACGCCAAGGGCACCGCGTTCGCCCTGCTGGCGTCGCTCTGCTACCCCATCGGCTGGATCTACGTCCGCCGCACGCTGGCCGGGACCCCCGGCTCCCCGGTGGCCCTGACCGGCGGCCAGCTCATGATCTCCACGCTGCAGCTGGCGCTCGTGAGCGCCGTGTTCACCTCGGCGCCGACCTCGTTCCCGCTCTGGCCGACGCTGTCGGTGATCGCGCTGGGCGCCCTGGGCACGGGCATGGCCCTGCAGATGCAGTACGGGCTGGTGACGGAGGTCGGCCCGACCACCGCCCAGATGGTCACGTACTTCATCCCGGTCATCGCCACCACGGCGGGCGTCCTGGTGCTCGGCGAGCAGCTGCACTGGAACACCCCGGTCGGCGCCGCGATCGTCCTGGCCGGCGCGGCCCTCACCCAGACCCGCCCCGGCCCCCGCAAACCCGCCTGA